From Chrysemys picta bellii isolate R12L10 chromosome 1, ASM1138683v2, whole genome shotgun sequence:
TATTCACGGCTGGGATGTTAAATTAACCCTGGATGGGAAAAGAATACATTTGATATTAAAGCCTGGCTTTCTAACCTTGTGCCGCATGATAGTGTGTTTTATATATTACTGTACATATACTTATACATCTCGTGTTGCGTTCTGATACACCACATACATGTAATTATGTATGTAGCCGTATAGAATGTGAATTTACGATCTATATCATAATTCAAACACATAGCCTCATACACAGCTATACCGAGGAGACACATGGACTGTTTTTACGGGGCCTAAATACATTTCAGGATGaatcttctcctgccccctgttTAAAAAGAATAATTCAAGCGATAAAACTGTAGCGCTGGAGTTTTCTTTAGGATTAAAAAGCAGGGCATAACCTCGAGAGCCTGGGAGCGATCCCACTCTGCAGAAGCCCTAGGTTTGAAATAAGttagaaaaaaaaccccatcctaaaataaaccaaaattgAATGGAAAGGGATGACCGTTTGGGCATCGGAGCTAGTCCGGATTCACTGATCTACGCACAAGACCTCACCTACTTGTTGAGTGAGCCGCTAAGCATTACTCGCTGTTCAGTAAATGCATTGTTCTGCCTTTAGAGTCTGTAAAATAATAATTGCTAAGGATCAGCAACTTTtatcctcccccccgccccaatttaTCAGCAGAAAGTGGAAATGCGGTCTCTCGGATGTAGCCTGAATATTATTTACTACGTTACTTCCTGGATAAGATAATGAATGTTGACCCTTCGTGTTCATTTAACCCACCTCCCCTTCCTTTAGCACATTGACTTTCAGTATTGTTCTCAAATGGCTAACATGATAAGACACATGCATAGAGatcatatatagagagagagactatCTATTATTCTAGCTAGCTATTGGTGTCTCTACATATCTGCATCTATTTCGATCTCTGTAGCTTTCTATATTTAGAATGATCACAATAGATCTGAATGCCTCCGTGGAGATCAATATATCGTTAGAAATATCACAAGAAGCATAATTTGGCTGCTCTCCTCGGATTCAATATGTTTTCCGTCataagctatttttttaaaatgtcaatttcattaaggtttttttcttttctttttctttttttcttttttgcagtcacataaaaggataaatgtcAGCTGCAAAAATCCAGTGCAATGTTAAGGAAGTCTAGCTGTATATTTTAAGATAAGGTTTGAACATATCTAATGTAAAGATCTTTTGAGACCAGTGACACTGTGTGTGTATGATATTGGCCTTATAAAACTGTCTGGGTCGAACACACACAAGTCCATGTGCGAAAACAGACTaatggtgaaaaaaaaaagttattaacaCACCAGTGTCTTCTCCTGGCTCTCTTCTCGCGGACAGAATATCTCCGTGTCTCGTAGTTCATGGTTACTTAAGTGCAGGGAATGAAGAACCCAATAATAGCTCAAAACTAGCAAGAATTGATTCTCCTCGGAGGGTTGGCAGTTTCATGTGGGATCTTCACCGGAGAGGCCTTGTACGATTGATTGGAGAGGGAAATTTAATAACGGCTTGACAAATCCATAAGTAATATCCGAAGATTTGACTCCCTTTTGCCCTCCAGCCAACCACACCTGAGCACCACTCTGGGCCTCGATCCGATAATAGCTTTTACGTATAGCCTCTTGCTTTTAGCCAAACGGCCTGGGGAGGGGACACTACAGTTCAGGATCGGGGCTCTACGCTCAGTTTTGCTCAGGCCAGCGGGTTCATAGCTCTTGGTTCCCTAGCTGCTGCACTTTTCTCTCCTGGTTTGACACCCGGGAGCAGAGCGCTGTGCGAGCTGTTTCTTGAGGTTAGCACCAGGAGGGCTGAGATGGGGTGACGAAGAGAGCTCGCCTGGGGGTCCTGCATGTGTTGGCCCATCCCTGAGGGAGTGTAACCTGGCCTGCTTCTGTTCTCTCCTAGCAGGGAGCCAGGTGTGTCGCCCACCGCTTCTCCACGGATCTCTCCCTTGGCTGGACGGGAGCAAACCCCTAGGGGGCCACCACAGTGCGTCTCCTTGGAACCTGAGTCCCTTCTCCAAGACCTCGATCCATCACAGCTCTCCGGGACCCCTCTCCGTCTACCCGCCGGCTTCCTCCTCCGCTTTATCAGCCGGCCACTCCAGTCCGCACCTTTTCACCTTCCCTCCGACCCCTCCCAAAGATGTCTCCCCGGATCCCTCCATCTCCACCCCGGGATCCACCGGCTCCAGCCGGCAGGACGAGAAGGAATGCATCAAGTACCAGGTGTCTCTGGCTGACACCATGAAGCTGGAGTCCTCTCACTCCCGCAGCACCATGGCATCGCTAGGAGGGGCCTCCTCTTCCGCTCACCACCCCATCACCACCTACCCGCCCTACGTCCCAGAATATGGCTCTGGACTCTTCCCCCCCAGCAGCCTCCTAGGGGGCTCGCCTACCGGGTTTGGGTGCAAATCAAGACCAAAAGCCCGCTCCAGTACAGGTAGGGTTCTTGAATTATTAACCCCCGGGGTAGGGAGGGGAAATATGGAGAGGCCCTGAACCTACATGCGCAGGCCTGCAGACACACTCCTTCTCTCAAACTCAGCCCCTGGAGAAGGTGTTTTCAGTCTCCTCCGGGGCATATTATATTGGCCTCCCTACGGGCCAGATcagctcccctcccaccacaagaaACACTGAGCTAGGAGAGGAGGGTGAGAAGCCATGTGCAACAGGACTTTGTAATAAaacaaaggtgtgtgtgtgaagggggggAAGGCATCACAGCTGCCCTGCCACATAGTCAGGGGTAAAGGCTATGAAAAGTCCCAGCCGAAGTTTGCATCCCGAGATTAATTCGAGGGCAGCGAATCCACCTACCAGTTTGTCCACATGAATCTGGGTGATGCCCTGGCCCTTCCTTGCTTCCAGCAAGGAGGAGAACCAGAAGGAATTGTACCAGTCCCTTTTGCAGCCCCCAATCCACCCCAAAGCTGCTAAAACCAGGGGCTCTGTAACTGGTGTGCTTGACGTGGCCTGGGACAACAGGGGACTTCAGCTTtattttcagaggggtagccgtgttagtctgaatctgtaaaaagcaacagagggtcctgtggcacctttgagactaacagaagtactgggagcataagctttcgtgggtcagaacctcacttcttcagatgcagctttattttgttttccgGGGAGCTGTCACAGCACCCTGACGGGTATATATCGGTCCAGTGACTTACTGGGCAAAGAGGCAAACAGAGCAGCTCGGATTTATCGACCCCAAAGAGCCCACTGTCCAGTctcagcccccccagcccagacgcCAGTTTGTAGCAGCGTTGGGAAAGCATTCTGCAAAGGGAGTTTTGTTTAGACTGTGCGGCTGGGGTCTCACTCCCAAAGATTTCATGAGCCGGATTTTGAAAACCAATATATTCCATGCTCTCTCCCTCTGTGTGCAGCAGGGGACGATTAGTCAAAGCTCCCACCCCCCCTTCCGTGGAGGCTGCTGCAGGGCTGCCTGGCATGAACGCGATCAGTTTTCAGGGTTTTTCCAGGGTGACATTTACTCTGACtgtctgggcagggactgtctctattTAGCTGATATGTTCGAGCTAATCCAATTATTTTCAGACTGCTGCACGCGACAGTTGCATTGTTTATCCAACGCCAGGAACTTTAATAGGGTCCGGATGCGGTTAGAGTGACAAAAAACCCCAGACCTGCATGTTCTGTACATGAAAGCAgacggggtgtgtgtgagagagagagagaaagagagagatggagtgaaacaaaagagagggaaagagaataGAACAGTAAGAGGAACTTACTGGTGATGTCCAGTGTTAAGGGGAACAAACTGATCAGTGTATCAAGGGGGAAGGAAAACAAATGGACTCTGAAGGGCACCAAGTCCGATGCATTCTTGTCTTGATTTTAGACAGCCCATGCGCCTCCTACCTTTTCTGAAAGGCGAGCCCCCAGCCCTAAGACCCGGACCGGCAGCTCAGGAAAGAGGGTGCCCAGGAGATGGTAGGGAGGTGGCGTTTGCAGCAGCGGCCGTGCCGCAAACCGCCTCCCCGGTGTGTGCGCCCGGCCAGTCATTTCCAAAGCTTCTTGTTGTTgttggcttgtttgtttttgttttcctgctGCCACTCTCTGTTACTTCTAGAAAGACAGCTGCGGTTTGCAGCACCAAAAGCAGCGCCGGCTTTGTGGTGGGGTTGCCATTTCAACCTCAGCTAGTTGGGAAGCCGGGGAGGTGGGTGGGCAAAGGGACTGGAGGTGTCGCAGGTGAAGGAGGGAGAAACGGCTGCTACCTTTGTGGGGTTTTGCTGTTTGCAAATGCTCTACAACAGGCAGACCAGGCGGCAGCGTTTTGGAAAAACGGTTGAAGTTTGTGGTTAGGGTGCGgatgcctcttttttttttttcttcttcttctttaatgCACGGATTGTAATGGGCCCCAAAGGCACGGTGTGAATCAAATCAACCGGCAGCATGTCCTCGCTGCGCCAGCGGCCCCCAGTCCAGCCTGGCTGCTCAGGGAGTGAGTGTCCTTAGTGCAGCgtggtggggggggaaaggggagcccTTTGCAAGCGGCTGCTGCCATGTTTAAGGTTGTCACGCTGTGGTTCTTGTCACCCGGGTGTCTACACAGCGCGAGCCACCCCCCGTGGCTCCCGCAGACCCCGCTTCCCCATTCCCCCTGCAGCGGGGCCTCTCCGCAAGCAAACCGCGGAGCGCGACGCTTCCCCGCACGGCTGGGCCCGGCCGGGGGCCACGGGCTCGAGCCAAGCTCGGGAGGCGACGGCTTGTTTGTCTGGAACGTGGCGACACGGCCTTAGAACGCGGTGTAGCCAGGCAGGAGCGCGAGTTAATTACCCTGGGGCGTGCTAGGCGCGATCAGATCCTAACAGGCGCGCCCTGGCTGTGGGCTTGCCTGAGCCGAGCTCTTGGTGGGCGCCTTATGGGGACCTGAACCCCGCAGCCTTTTTCCCAGGGGCAGaacccccttcacacacacaccccaagcgcGGGCTAGCGCCTGCCCCTTTCTGACTCTGTTGTTAGGacggcaggatcgggcccctacTTTATGATTAACCCGAAGCGTTTCGTTTTGAAATTGAAGGCTTTTAAAGCAGTCTGGGGCTCAGCTCGCAAGCAGCTCTGAGGTTTACAAACGAGCTCTTCTTTTCTTTCAAAGAACGAATGGAAATGAATTGTTTCAGTGCGGGAGGATGGGTCGTGTACTGTTAGTGGCTGGGTTGGTTCAACAAAGCCCTTAGCACAAAAACCACTCCTGTGACTGTAGCAAAAAACCATATATTTCCTGTTCCCAAATGCCTAAAAGTAAACTTTGGGCCATAACCCTTCAATGTGTAGTGATCAACTTTGATCATCCTCGTTTTTGCTCTCTGAGCACATTTATTCGTTTGCAGGCGATCATCTTTAACCAAACTAATAAGCATAATCACCAGGATATTTTATTATTGAAAGCTCTGGGGATGTGTGGTtagatttaaaaaatggtttgTCTGAACCAAAGCCAGGAGCAAAGCCTAATGTTTGTTGTCACAATTTC
This genomic window contains:
- the GATA3 gene encoding trans-acting T-cell-specific transcription factor GATA-3 isoform X12, whose product is MEVTADQPRWVSHHHPAVLNGQHPDSHHPGLGHSYMDPTQYPLAEEVDVLFNIDGQGNHVPSYYSNSVRATVQRYPPAHHGSQVCRPPLLHGSLPWLDGSKPLGGHHSASPWNLSPFSKTSIHHSSPGPLSVYPPASSSALSAGHSSPHLFTFPPTPPKDVSPDPSISTPGSTGSSRQDEKECIKYQVSLADTMKLESSHSRSTMASLGGASSSAHHPITTYPPYVPEYGSGLFPPSSLLGGSPTGFGCKSRPKARSSTAQDGELSAGKGQESPQTCQSVLKRGFKSAARRAGTSCANCQTTTTTLWRRNANGDPVCNACGLYYKLHNTPDYEERRNSDQKPKNV